The following is a genomic window from Trueperaceae bacterium.
GAGCGGAGCGAACGGATCCTCGAGCGTCTGATCCGAGCCTGAACTCGCTGCATAAGGGGTACGTAAGAGCGAGATAAGTACGCCTGCCTAGCCTGATCCAGCAGGACCAGGAAAGGAGGCAGAGAGATGCAGATGAACGGGTTCGACCTCGAACGCTACCAGTCGACGGTGGCAGCCCTGAAGCAGCAACCGGAGGCGGCGAAGGTCACCTTCCGGGGTCGCTTCGACTGGGAGCAAGGCTTCGGAGGAACCGCTCGCTCTGTCGAGGTGGAACAGGCGGGAGAGCTGACTCCGCGCCCGTTCGTGTTCCGCTGCGACGTGCCGGTGGAGATGCTGGGCGACGACTCGGGATCGATGCCGGCCGAGCGGATGCTGTCGGCGCTGGCGCACTGCGTCGGGACGAGCTTCGCAGTACAGGCGACGAAGCACGGTGTCGACCTCCAGGCGCTGCAGGTGGAACTGACGGGCGAGGTGGACCTGTGCGGGTTCCTCGATCTCGGTTCGGCCCGCCCGGGGTTCTCGGGAATCGACGTCCGCGTGCTCGTGCGCACGAACGCTCCCGAGGCCGAGCTCGCCCGATTAGGACGGGACGCTGCCCGCTTCTCACCGATGTTCGACTCGCTGTCCAGGCCCGTGAGCATCGATCTGCAGGTCGAACGAGCCTGAATCCCGCGACCAGCCACGGAACGACCCCACCCTGCTTCAAAGGAGGAAGAGCATGCCCTTGTACATGGATGTCCACAGGAACATCGAAGGACTCACTGAAGATGCCGTCGCCGGCGC
Proteins encoded in this region:
- a CDS encoding OsmC family protein, translated to MQMNGFDLERYQSTVAALKQQPEAAKVTFRGRFDWEQGFGGTARSVEVEQAGELTPRPFVFRCDVPVEMLGDDSGSMPAERMLSALAHCVGTSFAVQATKHGVDLQALQVELTGEVDLCGFLDLGSARPGFSGIDVRVLVRTNAPEAELARLGRDAARFSPMFDSLSRPVSIDLQVERA